The genomic region AATTATGCTACAGATTTTGAGCTATCAAAACTCTTTCAGTAATTTAGATTCGTACAAATCCAAACGCATTTGAAGCAAACAATTTTAGTAATACTGAGGAATCAATCCATAACCCTCAAATCTTAATCCCCATTACCAGATAACCATGCATCTATCTATAACAGTATGTATAACCCATCAAATGTCACATAGACCAAAATGGCAAAATGGAACCAATTAACCACTTTCCTCAAATAAAATGCTTCCTCATCCAGCTCTGTCCTGTGAGTGGACAGTGAGGGCATCATGGAACCAGGCAGGTGGGGTTTAGCATAATCCCAGGGACCCAGGACAAGGTGATGACAAGTCGCCACGTTGCCCTTTACAATCAGACAAGGCCAGCTGGCCCCCACGTCACCGGCCTTTTAAACCCTTCAGGCTTTAACCCCACCTTCCAACAAAAACCTCAACCCCTCACCTCACCTCACCTACTCTCTCTGCTTCCATCTCCCCGACTCCACCCTCTTCTTTCTCTCTCTGCAGCCGGAGACGGGTGAACTCCGATCACTACAGCGAAGATCGCCGAGATAGAAACGTCAAAGTCTGATTCTCCGATATCCATTACAGTTTACAAGTACGTAATCATGTTGTTTCTGTTGTTGTTGGTGTTGTTATTGTTCCCATTCGAATTCGAATCATTATGTGTATGGTTTGGTCTCAATTTCAATCATGGATTCAATTGAAACGTAATGATGGATCATGGTTTTGGTTTTGATTAGTTTGGGATAGAACTCATAGAAGTAAAGATCGGTGTTCTTGTTTGTGATCGTGGTGTGATCTTCTCTATTATCATTGAATAATTGAAGATATGAAAATCGATCTAGATTCGGTAGACTACTGTGTTCCGATCCCTTCCTCAAATGGATTTCGATTATTTTAGTGAATATGCTTTACATATCATTATCTTAGGTTTCTTGTCTCATACAATATGACACAATAATTGCATTTTAGAAATTACACATCAAAATTAAGAAATAGAAAAACAAAACAGAGAAAGAAGAACATGATTGAGGTGGGGGTGGGGAATCAAAATGAAGGTCAACAATATCCAAATTACAAAGTAGGTCGGGGTTATATTTTCGGTGAGGTTAATTTTACGACAAATGTAATTTTTTTAAATGTGTTAACATTTTTTGTTATATGTATTTTTCGTTATAACTTTGCGACAGATGCCATTGTAGATCAGACTGAGCATTGAGCATTCTAGCTCGTTGCTTGTACTCGTTATCTTAATTTTCTCCTCATTTATGTGTGCCCCAAATGTTTAAGAAAGTTGTTTGATAACTGATCATTATGAATTTCATTTTATCAAAAAATAATAAGAAAAAACAAATAAACTAGGGTCGGGTCAGGAAAACCCGACTGTGACGAGAATACTATCACACACAGGTACAAGCAGACATTCCTTCTACAAGTCGACTTGTCACGCCAAAACTGCAACACCTATTTCCCCGCAACTAACACTTTCTTTCTGCCGCAGACAAACCAATCGCTGTCGGAGAATGACGTCACTCCACCCCTCTGAGCTGGACACCGACTCCATCGCCTCCACTCCGCGATCGGACCACCCCTCAAACGATCAGACACGTGTACGGTTCATGTGCAGCTTCGGCGGGAAGATCCTACCCCGCCCCCACGATAACCAGCTCCGCTACGTCGGCGGCGACACCAGAATCGTCGCCGTGCAACGCGCCACCACTTTCTCCTCCCTCCTCTCCAAGCTCTCCAAACTCTCAGGCAAGCCTAAAACAACACGTACGACGACGTCGTATTCTTCGCCGTTTGACTCTGATTTTAACGGTGTTGTTGTTGTTTTGCAGGACTGAGTGACGTCACCGTTAAGTACCAGCTCCCGAACGAGGACCTGGACGCGTTGATCTCCGTCACGACGGACGAGGACGTCGACAACATGATCGACGAGTACGACCGCATCACACAGAATCAAAACCCTAAGGCCGCTCGCCTCCGCCTCTTCCTCTTCCCCAAAGGCGGCGACGGCGGCCCCGCTTCCCGGACCTCCAGCATCAGCTCCCTCCTCGACGGCTCCGCCAAGCGCGAGCACTGGTTCCTCGACGCGCTCAACAGCGGCGCGTCGAACAACTCGCTCCTCCTCGAGCGCGGCCGCTCCGAGGCGTCCTCGATTCTCTCCGAAGTGCCGGACTATCTCTTCGGCCTGGACAACTCCGACGACAACCACAACCGCGGCGGCGGGGAGTTCACCAGGCCGAAGACCCGACCCGGGATGGTACCGGACAACGTCTCGGCTTCGGATCCCGGCTCTCCTGCTCCGTCGCCGTTTTGCTCCACGTCGTCTGTCCCTTCCGTCCCGTCGCTGCCGAATCTTCCGCCCGTGAAGACCAAACCGGATTTGAAACCGGAGACGAAAGATGAGGGGTTTGCAGAGACGACGGCGGAGTTGCCCGTTTCACAAGCAACAGGGTTTTCGGGTAATCCAGGCAATCCCGGGTTGCAATATATCCAGGACCCGAACTATCCGGGTCATGTTGTGCGATCAGTTCCGGTTTATTATTACCCGGCTCCGGTTCAACCGCCGGTCCAGCCGGTTCACATACAGACTCAGTATATGCCTCAGCAATACCAGGCTCAGATACCGGTCGGGTACCATAATAAGATACCGGGTATGGGCCAGGTTTATGGTGGTGGGTTAAGGCCCGTTGCGGGAATGGAACAGTACGACGTGTCGGGTAGGGTTGTGTCTGATGGAATGAACCAGCAGGTGTACTATGGGGTGAGGAATGGCGGTGTGGTTCCGGCGTATAATCCGGCGATGGTGGTGCAATCGGGGGAAGAATGGCAAGGAAATGGATCGGATATCAACGCGGGTCGCGCCCCGAATGCATCTTGACAATGCAGGTAGTTTTGGCTTCATGGCTACTTCTCTATGGTTATTGTGTGTGGTTTGTGATTGATGGGTTCCATGTAAGTAACTAGTTTTGGGGGGGTTTTCAAATCTCAATCAATTGTGTTTGAACTGTGAAGGTCTTATGTTTTCTATAATATGTAAAATTGAAAAAAAGAGAGAAAGAACTAGTAAGATTGAGAGCTTGTTTTCAAATATTTTCATCTCTTTTAAGTGGTTTATGTATGTATTCATATACTCTTGTTCGTATGATGCTTTAAACTTGTAACTAAGTGGAGCTATAGACATAACTATATGCTTTAAACCTGTAACTAAGAGGATCGGAGCCCTAATCAAAACTATAACGTAGAAGGGAAATTCTTATATTCTCGACGTGTAAATACACGATACAATCTTGACCGTTCATAACAATTTATATATTTGACCATCATGTTTCAATATTATGTTATCTAATCTTAACTATTCACATATGTATGTGTAGACTATTTACGTGAATAAGACTACAAATATGAAGAATTACTCTAAGAATTTGTAACAACGTGTTCCGAAGTAAACCTAAACACTTCGGTTATGCCCTAATTACATTTTCCGAAAGAATTACAGTTGTATATATACAATTGGGGTTTCGTGCGACTTTGGCGTGCGGGCTTGCAGGTTACGGGCCTGACTGCCAGACCTAAAGTAGACTATAAAGTATAGACAATTGGGCTCATAACTTTGTCCTGTTGGGCTATTAGGCTTTTGGGCTAAGAAACTCTTGAAGACTGAGACAAATCACAAGACTATTATTCTTTTGGTTGTGAATGAAGCGAAAGGAGATGTCACATGTTTTTGGTAAGAAGTGTTATGACTTTATGAGGGTGAATATCTGGGGCGCCAAAATTTTGTCTTCGATATCTTTCTCTCCTTTTTTGATGATTTTGTCTCTCAAGTGGAGGAGGACCACTGGGATCTTGGTTGTCTGTTACACCAGAGCGACATGAACCATTTGTTCATGGTGAAGATACTAGCAAAGCTTGAATGCGTTCTCAAATTGTTCATGTAGAAGATTACATGCCACATTACAACCTCTTACCACTCTTCACTTATCATATCCTATATATTAACAGTATGATATGGAAGAGGCCCGGAAACCAGAAACTAGAAAGTCTTGAATCAGGTGGTCGGATCATTTCGGATAAATATAAACTGAACAATAAAACTAACTTCTTTTTAGAGGAACAATAAAACTAACTTAGCACCTCTACCTTCCGAAAATACTAACACTCGTCCAAGTTTTCAGACAAGTCGATGTGTTGTGTGAGATTGTCTTCGGCTAAAGAAACCGACGCTCTCCAGAAAATGAAGCTGGGGGCAACTGAGAATAAAGGGAAAAAGGAAAAAAGTGAAATTGACTGGTGTACGTTCATCAAGTCGATGATGAATCCAGATAATTATTAAAGGAACATCGCCAGCATGCATACAGCATATGCATTTGTTTTCATGATCGAGCTTAGCTTTATGAGAATTTGCTTTCTCTTGCACCAATGCTATTCATTTCTTAACCCTAGATGCCGACGCAGAATGGAAATTCATATTCATATATGCCTATATGGCACTGCCAGAGAATTCCAAAACCCCAACAAAGCAGATCGAGCAGATACAGAAGAAGACAGTCGCTATAAAAACAAGGAAAATACAAATTAAGGAAAAGAGAAGGATGCTAGCCTGCGAGCCACTAAAATGAGAATAAAAGGAACATTTCCAACATTATGTACATAACTAGCTCTTTGTCTTTGCCATCACATACATACATATACGTCTCTTTCCTCAAGTTTCATACTCTATAAACATCTGTATAACTATAACCCAAGTATGTATTTTGTAGCTAGATAATTGCGAATGAAAGTGGTCGGGTTTCTGGAGATTTTAGGTTTATGTGAGCCCGTGAAGATGGAGTACGTACGTAGCTAGCGGTATATGGACCCTGCCTTAACTTGGCAAAACATGCATAACGTTTTCACAGTGATAAGATGAATTATTTGATCGAGTTAGGGACAATGCGAGCAGTGCAGAATGCTACATTTTTGGACTACTACAGGTCTACAGCTAGCTAGCATTGCTCCATCTCCGATCGATCCTTTGTGTGGGTCTATACTCGATGGATCGATAGTTGCTTGCAGATCTCGATCGATCTGCTGTTATCCTCCGATCCTATATGTATAGCTAGAATGAGAGGCTCAAAGTTCATGAGTAAATCTGGTATACTTCGATCTGCATGCTTCTGCAAATTGATGAATGCGTTTGTACAGCTTCTATATGTTAATCTCAGTTGATTAGATTAAGCATGCCCTACATTTCTCAGATCTTCTTAATTAATCTCCCAGACTTAGTTAAATAACTTTATCAGTCGAGAAATGATAATACTATAATGCCTGACATCTTTTCTCGATATATCTGATCCTAATTGTTGGGCAAACTATGACCATCAGCTTTTAGAAATATGTGTCACCATGTTGTGAATGTTTTACAAATTTGGCGTGAACTTAACCACAAGAGCTGAGTACGTTCTGTATACAAAAAAAGTAAAGATTCAAGACCCTTTTCTTCTGAAGAAGATCACTGAAACATTTGCATTAAGGACCTAGATAGTTTTTTCTTACAGTATTAGGGTTCAGAATGTGGATTCATTTGAACAAGAAAGCCTCACATTGAAAACAAGGACATGAACCCAAGCTGTCACACTGCCATGACAAGGAACGGCCAAGGAGTGCTCAAGACCAAGCAGTATATCACGGTTTGCATTCACAAAGTCACAAATACATATCATATATCTTTAACTATAACTCTTTAAGAGCTCGACCAATAATTTCGATCAGAAAAAGACTTCACAAACTTGTATTGGTATTATTTGTGTGGTTTGTTTTGCAACATCCAGATAGTTTACTTGTCTTTATCGATCTTGCACTCAATTCTCTTAGGTGAGCTTCATAATAATGTTGTGGATCAGTAGGGAGCCTACTTTAGCTGTCTTTTTTGTAATCCTCTGCAAGCATAAAACCACCATTTTCACTTCACCTTTTGCAAAGTTAAAATCGAAAATGGAGGAAGAGCATTTTTTTGGGAAATTTCTCTTTGAATTTAGTGGTGGGGTTTAAACTTTAAACTTCAACTGATAAATTTCTATGAATCTGGGAACGCTTTAGGTGTGGGGTTTTCTGGGTTTTACAATATCAGACAAACAGCTTCAAACTTTAAATTTATACCAATACAATTTATTGCAACACACATGAGTCACATGTAGGAGGTGAATCAAAACTGAAATGGCCCCCAATTCTGCAGAGAAAAAAGAAAATTGAAGACTCAATATTATTGAATTGACACAAATAAAGACTTCACCATTGGTTCCAGGTCAAGATCAAATACCTAAATCCAGTTGGAATTAACTTTAGGATTAGTTGATCATAACAAATTCTGATTAATTGGTTGTGGAAGTAAATGACTCTGCAGCAAAAGGGCAGCTGCCCCAATAGTATATGAGAATAGTCACGCTAGCTGTTGATTGACTATTATAGTCGTATATATACACTTC from Fragaria vesca subsp. vesca linkage group LG3, FraVesHawaii_1.0, whole genome shotgun sequence harbors:
- the LOC101295895 gene encoding uncharacterized protein LOC101295895 yields the protein MTSLHPSELDTDSIASTPRSDHPSNDQTRVRFMCSFGGKILPRPHDNQLRYVGGDTRIVAVQRATTFSSLLSKLSKLSGLSDVTVKYQLPNEDLDALISVTTDEDVDNMIDEYDRITQNQNPKAARLRLFLFPKGGDGGPASRTSSISSLLDGSAKREHWFLDALNSGASNNSLLLERGRSEASSILSEVPDYLFGLDNSDDNHNRGGGEFTRPKTRPGMVPDNVSASDPGSPAPSPFCSTSSVPSVPSLPNLPPVKTKPDLKPETKDEGFAETTAELPVSQATGFSGNPGNPGLQYIQDPNYPGHVVRSVPVYYYPAPVQPPVQPVHIQTQYMPQQYQAQIPVGYHNKIPGMGQVYGGGLRPVAGMEQYDVSGRVVSDGMNQQVYYGVRNGGVVPAYNPAMVVQSGEEWQGNGSDINAGRAPNAS